A genomic window from Streptomyces sp. HUAS YS2 includes:
- a CDS encoding FAD-dependent oxidoreductase: MTARFPHLLSPLRIGGIVVPNRILSSGHDTVLARDGAVTDDLIAYHEARAAGGVGLIVLQVSGVHESARYTNHVLMATEDACVPGYARLAEAVHRHGTKIFGQLFHPGREILESKDGTAPVAWAPSAVPSERFHVMPRAMTESEIREVVAGYGQAARRLREAGLDGVEIVASHGYLPAQFLSPHVNRRTDGWGGESEGRLRFLREALRGAREQAGPGFAVGLRVSGDEHSHDGLDTALVLDTVERLDAEGLLDYVSVCAGSSSSLSGAEHIAPPMFRPAGYTAPLAGKVRAVVGVPVMVAGRINQPQEAEQIIADGRADACAMTRALICDPELPAKTAEGRAEEIRACVGCNQACIGHFQLGHPISCIQHPETGRERRFAALPLITRRKKVLVVGGGPAGLKAAAVAAGRGHEVELHEADRRVGGQVLLAELLPGRAEFGGVVTNLEGEARRAGVRVVTGSRIDVPALAAAAPDVVVLATGARPRRPSLELMDDPVVLDAWSVIRGAEVPRGRIVVADWRGDWIGLGVALRLAGQGRKVTLCVTGFAAGEHLQQYVRAAMLAQAMRARVEIVPNVRLYGADADTVYLQHTLTEEPVLLEGVAAVVLAQGHTPVTDFDVDALVLEGVAERVVAVGDCVAPRTVEEAVLEGLTAASAL, encoded by the coding sequence GTCCTCCGGTCACGACACGGTCCTGGCCAGGGACGGCGCGGTCACCGACGACCTGATCGCCTATCACGAGGCCCGGGCCGCCGGCGGCGTCGGCCTGATCGTCCTCCAGGTCTCCGGTGTCCACGAGTCCGCCCGGTACACCAACCACGTGCTGATGGCCACCGAGGACGCCTGCGTCCCCGGCTACGCCCGGCTCGCCGAGGCGGTGCACCGGCACGGGACGAAGATCTTCGGCCAGCTGTTCCACCCCGGCCGGGAGATCCTGGAGTCCAAGGACGGCACCGCGCCGGTGGCCTGGGCGCCCTCGGCCGTACCGAGCGAGCGCTTCCACGTCATGCCGCGGGCGATGACCGAGTCGGAGATCCGCGAGGTCGTCGCCGGCTACGGACAGGCGGCCCGCCGACTGCGCGAGGCCGGGCTCGACGGCGTCGAGATCGTCGCCAGTCACGGCTACCTGCCGGCGCAGTTCCTCAGCCCGCACGTCAACCGCCGCACCGACGGCTGGGGCGGCGAATCCGAGGGCCGGCTGCGGTTCCTGCGGGAGGCGCTGCGCGGTGCCCGGGAACAGGCCGGGCCCGGCTTCGCCGTCGGCCTGCGCGTCTCCGGCGACGAACACAGCCACGACGGCCTCGACACCGCGCTCGTCCTTGACACGGTCGAACGGCTCGACGCGGAGGGCCTGCTCGACTACGTCTCGGTGTGCGCGGGCAGTTCGTCCAGTCTGTCCGGCGCCGAGCACATCGCCCCGCCCATGTTCCGGCCCGCCGGCTACACCGCACCGCTCGCCGGCAAGGTGCGCGCCGTGGTCGGCGTCCCCGTCATGGTCGCGGGACGGATCAACCAGCCGCAGGAGGCCGAGCAGATCATCGCCGACGGCCGGGCCGACGCCTGCGCCATGACCAGGGCGCTGATCTGCGACCCCGAGCTGCCGGCGAAGACCGCCGAGGGGCGCGCCGAGGAGATCCGGGCCTGTGTCGGCTGCAACCAGGCGTGCATCGGCCACTTCCAGCTCGGCCACCCCATCTCCTGCATCCAGCACCCGGAGACGGGCCGGGAGCGCCGCTTCGCCGCCCTCCCCCTGATCACCCGACGCAAGAAGGTGCTGGTGGTCGGCGGCGGCCCGGCCGGCCTGAAGGCGGCGGCGGTGGCGGCCGGACGCGGTCACGAGGTGGAACTCCACGAGGCGGACCGCCGCGTCGGCGGGCAGGTGCTGCTCGCCGAACTGCTTCCGGGGCGGGCCGAGTTCGGCGGCGTGGTCACCAACCTGGAGGGCGAGGCGCGTCGAGCGGGCGTCCGGGTCGTGACCGGCTCGCGGATCGACGTACCGGCGCTCGCGGCCGCGGCACCGGACGTCGTGGTCCTGGCGACCGGCGCGCGGCCGCGGCGCCCGTCGTTGGAGCTGATGGACGACCCGGTGGTGCTCGACGCCTGGTCGGTGATCCGCGGTGCCGAGGTCCCGCGCGGTCGGATCGTGGTGGCGGACTGGCGCGGCGACTGGATCGGGCTGGGCGTCGCGCTCCGACTGGCGGGCCAGGGGCGCAAGGTGACGCTGTGCGTGACCGGCTTCGCCGCGGGCGAGCACCTGCAGCAGTACGTACGCGCCGCCATGCTGGCCCAGGCGATGCGGGCGCGCGTCGAGATCGTCCCGAACGTACGGCTGTACGGCGCGGACGCCGACACGGTCTACCTCCAGCACACCCTGACCGAGGAACCGGTCCTGCTGGAGGGCGTGGCCGCCGTCGTCCTGGCCCAAGGACACACGCCGGTCACGGACTTCGACGTGGACGCGCTGGTACTGGAGGGCGTGGCCGAACGGGTCGTGGCGGTCGGCGACTGTGTCGCGCCGAGGACGGTGGAGGAGGCGGTGCTGGAAGGTCTGACGGCGGCATCGGCCCTGTAG
- a CDS encoding NPP1 family protein, with protein MKTRRNLARGAFTLSTSVALLVALSGSALAAPPTALPANADGLDQTFQPAYDYDTDGCYPTPAIGPDGTLNGGLKPSGALNGQCRDAWDLTNTNGYSRSKCNNGWCAVIYGLYFEKDQAVPGSSLGGHRHDWEHIVVWVRDGQAQYVSTSAHGNFDIHTRDRIRWDGTHPKIVYHKDGISTHCFRPANSNDEPPENHQHTWQFPALVGWNGYPAGIRDKLTQADFGSAVFGLKDSTFANHLAKAKPAGIPFDPYA; from the coding sequence TTGAAGACAAGGCGAAACCTGGCCCGGGGCGCCTTCACCCTCTCGACCTCCGTCGCACTGCTCGTCGCCCTTTCCGGCAGCGCCCTCGCCGCCCCGCCGACGGCCCTGCCCGCCAACGCCGACGGGTTGGATCAGACGTTCCAGCCCGCGTACGACTACGACACGGACGGCTGCTACCCCACGCCCGCCATCGGCCCCGACGGCACGCTCAACGGCGGCCTCAAGCCGTCCGGCGCCCTCAACGGCCAGTGCCGTGACGCCTGGGACCTGACGAATACGAACGGGTACTCCCGCTCCAAGTGCAACAACGGCTGGTGCGCCGTCATCTACGGCCTGTACTTCGAGAAGGACCAGGCGGTCCCCGGCAGCAGCCTCGGGGGGCACCGCCACGACTGGGAGCACATCGTGGTCTGGGTCCGGGACGGCCAGGCGCAGTACGTCTCCACGTCCGCCCACGGCAACTTCGACATCCACACCCGCGACCGCATCCGCTGGGACGGCACCCATCCCAAGATCGTCTACCACAAGGACGGCATCAGCACGCACTGCTTCCGCCCCGCCAACTCCAACGACGAGCCGCCCGAGAACCACCAGCACACCTGGCAGTTCCCCGCCCTGGTCGGCTGGAACGGCTACCCGGCCGGAATCCGGGACAAGCTCACCCAGGCGGACTTCGGCAGCGCGGTCTTCGGACTCAAGGACAGCACCTTCGCCAACCACCTCGCCAAGGCGAAGCCCGCCGGCATCCCCTTCGACCCGTACGCCTGA
- a CDS encoding DUF4232 domain-containing protein — protein MSTVLRATVVLAAISALTLTACGPGGDDAAGGAASPTASAKPTAPGTKPSAPASKPPAPAPKPSKTAGTPGKESTDPDYDVFPCSTFDVKFTANLAEPTTSSYLLKITNKGTKPCKALGHPVVTFGDLDGQATERGTAPAIEDAIRLAPGQSAYAGLMGGLDDGRGKTVNSIAMTMNTESDLTQTPLKASTPGLYVSPDNNSVTAWFTNAEDALS, from the coding sequence ATGAGCACCGTACTGAGAGCCACCGTCGTCCTCGCCGCCATCTCCGCGCTGACCCTGACCGCCTGCGGCCCCGGCGGGGACGACGCGGCGGGCGGCGCCGCGAGCCCGACGGCGTCGGCGAAGCCGACCGCACCGGGCACGAAGCCCTCCGCCCCGGCCTCGAAGCCGCCGGCCCCGGCGCCGAAGCCGTCGAAGACGGCGGGGACGCCGGGCAAGGAGTCCACGGATCCCGACTACGACGTGTTCCCCTGCAGCACGTTCGACGTGAAGTTCACCGCGAACCTGGCGGAGCCGACGACCAGCAGCTACCTGCTGAAGATCACCAACAAGGGCACGAAGCCCTGCAAGGCGCTGGGCCACCCCGTCGTGACCTTCGGCGACCTCGACGGCCAGGCCACCGAGCGCGGCACGGCCCCCGCCATCGAGGACGCGATCAGGCTCGCACCCGGCCAGTCCGCGTACGCCGGCCTGATGGGCGGCCTCGACGACGGCAGGGGGAAGACCGTCAACTCGATCGCGATGACCATGAACACCGAGTCCGACCTGACGCAGACCCCGCTGAAGGCCAGTACCCCCGGCCTGTACGTCTCGCCGGACAACAACTCGGTCACCGCCTGGTTCACCAACGCGGAGGACGCCCTCAGCTGA
- a CDS encoding TetR/AcrR family transcriptional regulator has translation MATARTPRGRWIDEGLRALSAGGPEAVRIEALAQALGVSKGGFYGYFRNRGALLTEMLDAWEYAVTDTVIEQVEADGGDAREKLVRLFAIVGSADAAGPSDSPARGTAVELAIRDWARRDEDVAERLRRVDNRRIAYMRSLFGAFCPDEAEVEARCLIAFSLRIGNHFIAADHGPRTRAQVLELTRKWLLG, from the coding sequence ATGGCGACGGCCCGTACGCCGCGCGGCAGGTGGATCGACGAAGGGCTCCGGGCGCTGTCCGCCGGTGGTCCCGAGGCCGTCCGGATCGAGGCCCTGGCGCAGGCGCTCGGCGTCAGCAAGGGCGGCTTCTACGGGTACTTCCGCAACCGGGGCGCGCTGCTCACAGAGATGCTCGACGCCTGGGAGTACGCGGTCACCGACACGGTCATCGAACAGGTGGAGGCCGACGGCGGGGACGCCCGCGAGAAGCTGGTACGCCTCTTCGCGATCGTCGGCTCGGCCGACGCCGCCGGCCCCTCGGACTCCCCGGCGCGGGGCACCGCGGTCGAACTCGCGATCCGTGACTGGGCCCGGCGCGACGAGGACGTCGCGGAACGCCTCCGCCGCGTCGACAACCGGCGCATCGCCTACATGCGCTCCCTGTTCGGCGCCTTCTGCCCCGACGAGGCGGAGGTCGAGGCCCGCTGCCTGATCGCCTTCTCGCTCCGCATCGGCAACCACTTCATCGCCGCGGACCACGGCCCGCGCACCCGGGCCCAGGTCCTGGAACTGACCCGCAAGTGGCTGCTCGGCTAG
- the rox gene encoding rifampin monooxygenase — protein MIDVIVVGGGPTGLMLAAELRLAGVGAVILEKETEPTQQSRAQGLHVRSIEMMDQRGLLDRFLALGKQFAVSGFFAGIQKPWPEQLDTAHSYILGIPQEVTERLLAEHAVELGTEIRRGVEVVGLSQDDDGVRVELADGTRLRSRYLVGCDGGRSTVRKLLGVGFPGEPARVETLLGVMEIAVSQETLDAAVAEVRKTQHRFGAMPLGDGTYRVIVPAEGVAEDRATAPTLDDFKRQLRAYAGTDFGVHSPRWLSRFGDATRQAERYRVGRVLLAGDAAHIHPPTGGQGLNLGVQDAFNLGWKLAAEVAGRAPEGLLDSYHAERHPVAAVVLDNTRAQMHLMSLDPGAQAVRRLVSELMDFEEVNRYLMEKITAIGVRYDLGEGHELLGRRLRDVKLKQSGRLFELMHGGRGLLLDQTGRLSVAGWADRVDHVVDVSEEVDAPAVLLRPDGYVAWVGDDQQELLAVLPKWFGAATETATETATDTATGEAAAG, from the coding sequence ATGATCGATGTGATCGTTGTCGGGGGCGGACCGACGGGGCTGATGCTGGCCGCGGAGCTGCGGCTGGCGGGGGTCGGTGCGGTGATTCTCGAGAAGGAGACCGAGCCGACCCAGCAGTCCCGGGCACAGGGTCTGCATGTGCGCAGTATCGAGATGATGGACCAGCGCGGCCTGCTGGACCGGTTCCTCGCGCTCGGCAAACAGTTCGCCGTGTCCGGCTTCTTCGCGGGGATCCAGAAGCCGTGGCCCGAGCAGCTGGACACGGCCCATTCGTACATCCTCGGGATCCCCCAGGAGGTCACCGAACGGCTGCTGGCCGAGCACGCCGTCGAGCTCGGTACGGAGATCCGGCGGGGCGTCGAGGTAGTCGGGCTGAGCCAGGACGACGACGGGGTGCGTGTCGAGCTGGCGGACGGTACGCGGCTGCGCTCGCGCTACCTCGTCGGCTGCGACGGCGGCCGCAGCACGGTGCGCAAGCTGCTCGGCGTCGGCTTCCCCGGCGAGCCGGCCAGGGTCGAGACGCTGCTGGGCGTGATGGAGATCGCCGTCTCGCAGGAGACGCTGGACGCCGCGGTGGCGGAGGTCCGCAAGACCCAGCACCGGTTCGGCGCCATGCCGCTCGGGGACGGGACGTACCGCGTCATCGTGCCCGCCGAGGGTGTGGCCGAGGACCGCGCGACCGCGCCGACCCTGGACGACTTCAAGCGGCAGCTGCGGGCGTACGCGGGCACGGACTTCGGCGTGCACTCGCCGCGCTGGCTGTCCCGGTTCGGCGATGCCACCCGGCAGGCCGAGCGCTACCGGGTCGGCCGGGTGCTGCTCGCCGGTGACGCGGCGCACATTCACCCGCCGACCGGCGGTCAGGGCCTCAACCTCGGGGTCCAGGACGCGTTCAACCTCGGCTGGAAGCTTGCCGCCGAGGTGGCCGGCCGGGCGCCGGAGGGGCTGTTGGACAGCTATCACGCCGAGCGGCACCCGGTGGCCGCCGTCGTGCTCGACAACACCCGTGCGCAGATGCACCTGATGTCCCTGGACCCGGGCGCCCAGGCGGTCCGCCGGCTGGTGTCGGAGCTGATGGACTTCGAGGAGGTGAACCGGTACCTGATGGAGAAGATCACCGCGATCGGGGTCCGGTACGACCTCGGCGAGGGGCATGAACTCCTCGGCCGACGACTGCGGGACGTGAAGCTGAAGCAGAGCGGCCGGCTGTTCGAGTTGATGCACGGCGGCCGCGGGCTGCTGCTCGACCAGACCGGGCGGCTTTCGGTGGCGGGCTGGGCGGACCGGGTCGACCACGTCGTCGACGTCAGCGAGGAAGTGGACGCGCCCGCGGTGCTGCTGCGGCCGGACGGCTACGTGGCATGGGTCGGCGACGACCAGCAGGAGCTGCTCGCCGTACTGCCGAAGTGGTTCGGCGCCGCCACCGAAACGGCCACCGAGACCGCCACCGACACCGCGACCGGGGAGGCCGCCGCGGGCTAG
- a CDS encoding SSI family serine proteinase inhibitor, giving the protein MKKTIFSLLATLAVLGTTAASSGRPEVAHLVLTVASVDGSWSDEVVLSCPGEPGVGHPHREAACADLQAVGGVLDVLYALPADSGTCLSSNDPVVATAKGTYRGIPVDWTRSYENGCMMRADTASLFVF; this is encoded by the coding sequence ATGAAGAAGACGATCTTTTCGCTGCTCGCGACCCTCGCGGTGCTCGGCACCACGGCCGCTTCGAGCGGCCGGCCCGAGGTCGCGCACCTCGTCCTCACGGTCGCGTCGGTCGACGGTTCGTGGTCCGACGAGGTGGTGCTGTCGTGCCCGGGGGAGCCGGGCGTGGGCCATCCGCACCGGGAGGCGGCGTGCGCCGACCTGCAGGCGGTCGGGGGCGTCCTCGACGTGCTGTACGCGCTGCCGGCCGACTCGGGTACCTGTCTGTCGAGCAACGATCCCGTCGTCGCCACCGCGAAGGGCACCTACCGCGGAATCCCGGTGGACTGGACCCGCTCGTACGAGAACGGCTGCATGATGCGGGCGGACACCGCCTCCCTCTTCGTCTTCTGA